The following are from one region of the Nostoc cf. commune SO-36 genome:
- a CDS encoding sensor histidine kinase produces the protein MNLIINPSLSFRWALCYVEWIMIAGITLGCIIDGTFQISTVTTLYVITCLVGYALLSLIFPIERPLWQRQIYILIGMLLALSVKFIGTGLELFVYLYIAKSCFLLNRKNLLLTVILIVSLDILTSILTVPESVKAQADLCGILQGSKQIKLVIIEYLSNNLVSIPFIIAFSFMIISEQKSRQRAEALTQQVQTLADALERTRIARDIHDSLGHSLTNLNSRLAIAQQKLRQHDIDTVSQAVDTAKFLASQCIEDVSHYLKTMRQTDFNLNQALTTLVEQLRYNQAFNIKWEINLPQLSLSNSHHIYCIVKEGLTNIQKHAHASQVFFRGKSTPEVILLELRDDGQGFDNTMPHSGLGLKGMIERVEMLGGNLIIKSTPGLGTQIKITIPL, from the coding sequence ATGAATCTGATTATAAACCCTTCCCTATCATTCCGTTGGGCTTTATGTTACGTAGAATGGATAATGATTGCTGGAATTACCTTAGGTTGCATAATTGATGGAACTTTTCAGATATCTACAGTAACAACTTTATATGTGATAACCTGTCTTGTTGGATATGCTCTTTTGAGTTTAATTTTTCCGATTGAGCGTCCACTTTGGCAAAGACAAATATACATTTTAATAGGAATGTTGCTCGCTCTATCTGTAAAGTTTATCGGCACTGGATTAGAATTATTTGTTTACCTATATATTGCTAAAAGCTGTTTTTTACTGAATCGCAAAAATCTATTATTAACTGTCATATTAATAGTTTCATTAGATATATTAACATCCATACTGACTGTACCCGAATCAGTCAAAGCTCAAGCTGATTTATGTGGGATCTTACAGGGATCTAAGCAAATAAAATTAGTTATTATTGAGTATCTTTCAAACAATCTTGTTAGTATTCCCTTTATCATAGCTTTTAGCTTTATGATAATTTCTGAACAGAAAAGCCGACAAAGAGCGGAAGCTTTAACCCAACAAGTACAAACTTTAGCAGATGCTCTAGAACGCACTCGAATTGCACGGGATATTCATGATTCGCTAGGACATAGTTTAACCAATCTTAATAGTAGGCTCGCAATTGCCCAACAGAAGTTACGCCAACATGATATAGATACCGTCTCTCAAGCAGTTGATACAGCAAAGTTTCTAGCTAGTCAATGCATTGAAGATGTTAGTCACTACCTAAAAACAATGCGGCAAACTGACTTCAATCTCAACCAAGCTTTAACTACTTTAGTGGAACAGTTGCGCTACAATCAAGCTTTTAATATTAAATGGGAAATTAATTTACCACAACTTTCTTTATCAAACAGCCACCACATTTACTGTATTGTAAAAGAAGGATTAACTAATATTCAAAAACACGCTCACGCTTCCCAAGTATTTTTTCGAGGAAAGTCTACACCTGAAGTAATTTTGTTAGAACTTAGGGATGACGGTCAAGGCTTTGACAACACAATGCCACATTCAGGTTTAGGGCTCAAAGGCATGATAGAACGAGTAGAAATGCTTGGTGGTAATCTGATAATCAAGAGTACTCCAGGGCTAGGTACGCAAATTAAAATCACAATTCCACTATGA
- a CDS encoding response regulator transcription factor, with the protein MIRLLVVDDQEIFRQDLVTLLSSEDDLEVIEQASNGKEAIALLKQLQPNVILMDVRMPICDGVIATQEIIQRYPWIKILVLTTFDDDEYIWHSLRAGALGYLLKHTPIEQIATAIRSVYLGYSQLGPTIAPKVFTQLQSGNSTLEVNYQNLLSKRELDVLKLLGQGKNNREIAHELHLTEGTVRNYVSRIFSQLGLRDRIHAVLWVQQHLPG; encoded by the coding sequence ATGATTCGCCTCTTAGTTGTTGACGATCAAGAAATTTTTCGGCAAGACTTAGTTACATTACTGTCTAGCGAAGACGATTTGGAAGTGATAGAACAAGCAAGCAACGGTAAAGAGGCAATTGCTTTGCTAAAGCAATTGCAACCGAATGTTATTCTAATGGATGTAAGAATGCCCATTTGTGATGGGGTGATTGCTACTCAAGAAATTATTCAACGTTACCCTTGGATAAAAATTTTAGTTCTGACTACGTTTGATGATGATGAGTATATTTGGCATTCATTAAGGGCAGGAGCGCTAGGTTATCTACTCAAACATACCCCAATTGAACAAATTGCTACAGCAATTCGCTCGGTATATCTGGGATATAGTCAATTGGGGCCAACAATTGCACCAAAAGTTTTTACGCAATTACAATCCGGTAATTCAACTTTAGAGGTTAATTATCAAAACTTGCTTAGTAAGCGCGAATTGGATGTTTTAAAACTTTTGGGTCAAGGAAAAAATAACCGAGAAATTGCTCATGAACTACATTTAACGGAAGGAACCGTCAGGAATTATGTCTCGCGTATCTTCAGTCAGTTGGGTTTACGTGATCGCATTCACGCTGTACTTTGGGTACAACAACACCTGCCAGGCTAA